In Actinomadura citrea, a single window of DNA contains:
- a CDS encoding phosphoheptose isomerase — protein MSGFDVLTRGDVLDSALQARDYLVSCGVPGALAAKDPQLWGRRAVDHSRLGWLDLPFASRGLLNQVGGLVSEARYSGLDHVVLIGVGAESLAAQAIVEAHAPALAGAGGAGERPSGELTVLDGGDTAALAFAMERLDRTLVVLASKSGVSLEGDAYRRIFAAAFRERGLSEREIAGRFLVITDHGSPLHDFARQCGYRIGLTDPYLPGHYGALSAYGLVPAVLAGADADRLLEEAASLVPSLSKDEDNPGLLLGAVIGGCAQQGPGGLARDKVLLREPGGPGALSAWISQLLAVGTGKRGRGVLAFEPPGGRGDFPDVHGVSVNPRSAAQDESDTSVWAPLGAQFLLWEYATAVAGWLLGVNPFEAGSTVVQEAEDDAATLLRTVAGGSLTAERPVYVEDDIEVHADFPWPPGAELQTVLGGLVASVPSDGYLAVMTYLSGDFSGRYLAPSLARASGRPVAYGPGPGYPHATGPVHKDGPGNGAFLIITGDPAPGDALAAHPVPGRPYSLAQLQIARALGELRALRARRLPVIRLHLRNPVDGAARLIEAVRAVAGARRP, from the coding sequence GTGTCAGGATTCGACGTACTCACGCGCGGCGACGTGCTCGACTCCGCGCTGCAGGCGCGGGACTACCTCGTGAGCTGCGGCGTCCCGGGTGCGCTGGCCGCCAAGGACCCGCAGCTGTGGGGGCGGCGGGCGGTCGACCACAGCCGGCTGGGCTGGCTCGACCTGCCGTTCGCCTCGCGCGGCCTGCTGAACCAGGTGGGCGGTCTGGTGTCGGAGGCGCGGTACTCCGGCCTCGACCATGTGGTGCTGATCGGCGTCGGCGCGGAGAGCCTCGCCGCGCAGGCCATCGTGGAGGCGCACGCGCCCGCGCTGGCGGGCGCCGGCGGCGCGGGCGAGCGGCCGTCCGGCGAGCTGACCGTCCTGGACGGCGGCGACACCGCCGCGCTCGCGTTCGCGATGGAGCGGCTCGACCGCACGCTGGTCGTGCTGGCCAGCAAGTCGGGGGTGTCCCTGGAGGGCGACGCCTACCGCCGGATCTTCGCGGCCGCGTTCCGGGAGCGGGGCCTGTCGGAGCGGGAGATCGCCGGCCGGTTCCTCGTCATCACCGACCACGGCAGCCCGCTGCACGACTTCGCCCGCCAGTGCGGCTACCGGATCGGGCTGACCGACCCCTATCTGCCCGGGCACTACGGCGCCCTGTCGGCCTACGGGCTCGTCCCGGCCGTGCTGGCGGGCGCCGACGCCGACCGGCTGCTGGAGGAGGCGGCGTCGCTGGTGCCGTCGCTGTCCAAGGACGAGGACAACCCGGGACTGCTGCTCGGCGCCGTCATCGGCGGCTGCGCGCAGCAGGGGCCGGGCGGGCTCGCCCGCGACAAGGTGCTGCTGCGCGAGCCGGGCGGGCCGGGCGCGCTGAGCGCGTGGATCTCCCAGCTGCTCGCGGTCGGCACCGGCAAGCGGGGGCGCGGCGTGCTGGCCTTCGAGCCGCCCGGCGGGCGGGGCGACTTCCCCGACGTGCACGGCGTGTCGGTCAATCCGCGCTCGGCGGCGCAGGACGAGTCCGACACCTCGGTGTGGGCGCCGCTCGGCGCGCAGTTCCTGCTGTGGGAGTACGCGACGGCGGTCGCCGGATGGCTGCTCGGCGTCAACCCCTTCGAGGCGGGCAGCACGGTCGTCCAGGAGGCCGAGGACGACGCCGCCACGCTGCTGCGCACGGTCGCGGGCGGGTCGCTCACGGCGGAGCGGCCGGTGTACGTCGAGGACGACATCGAGGTGCACGCCGACTTCCCGTGGCCGCCCGGAGCCGAGCTGCAGACCGTCCTCGGCGGCCTGGTCGCCTCGGTGCCGTCCGACGGCTACCTGGCGGTGATGACGTACCTGTCCGGCGACTTCTCCGGGCGCTACCTCGCGCCTTCGCTGGCCCGCGCGTCCGGCCGCCCGGTCGCCTACGGGCCGGGGCCCGGCTACCCCCACGCGACGGGCCCGGTGCACAAGGACGGTCCGGGCAACGGCGCGTTCCTGATCATCACCGGCGACCCCGCGCCGGGGGACGCGCTGGCCGCGCACCCCGTCCCGGGGCGCCCCTACAGCCTGGCGCAGCTGCAGATCGCGCGCGCCCTCGGGGAACTGCGGGCGCTGCGCGCGCGGCGGCTGCCGGTCATCCGGCTGCACCTGCGCAACCCGGTGGACGGCGCGGCGCGGCTGATCGAGGCGGTCCGTGCGGTGGCGGGGGCGCGCAGACCGTGA
- a CDS encoding glucose-6-phosphate dehydrogenase assembly protein OpcA, with translation MNIDLTGTTTRKIQDALTQSRHLMGGPAVGMVLTLIIVTDESAQYDAVRAATEAAREHPCRVLTVISRDPRGSSSRLDAEIRMGETGPGETVLLRMYGPLAEHADSVVVPLLMPDTPVVTWWPGGKVPKVPAKDPLGRLAQRRVTDAYAARDRLGTLAQLAEGYRPGDTDFTWTRLTSWRSLLAAALDQEHDEITAGEVMAEPDSPSAELLAAWLSVRLGVPVDRSVSEGPGITGVRLATTSGDLLIDRPDGRVATLSRPGQPDRQVSLMRRPMAELLAEELRRLDPDEVYRDAAARFAKDLAGGSQKPGVASEPVSATSNAAATGPAKKQAESKQPASRQPASRQAESKQPARKGRGKSGDA, from the coding sequence ATGAACATCGATCTGACCGGCACGACGACCCGCAAGATCCAGGACGCGCTGACGCAGTCCCGGCATCTGATGGGCGGCCCGGCCGTCGGCATGGTGCTCACACTGATCATCGTGACGGACGAGTCGGCGCAGTACGACGCGGTGCGCGCCGCGACCGAGGCGGCGCGCGAGCACCCCTGCCGGGTGCTGACGGTCATCTCCCGCGACCCGCGGGGCAGCTCCTCGCGGCTCGACGCCGAGATCCGGATGGGCGAGACCGGCCCCGGCGAGACCGTGCTGCTGCGCATGTACGGGCCGCTCGCCGAGCACGCCGACTCCGTCGTCGTGCCGCTGCTGATGCCCGACACCCCGGTGGTGACGTGGTGGCCCGGCGGCAAGGTGCCGAAGGTGCCCGCCAAGGACCCGCTCGGCCGGCTGGCGCAGCGCCGGGTGACCGACGCCTACGCGGCGCGCGACCGGCTCGGCACCCTCGCCCAGCTCGCCGAGGGCTACCGGCCGGGCGACACCGACTTCACCTGGACGCGGCTGACGTCCTGGCGGTCGCTGCTGGCCGCCGCGCTCGACCAGGAGCACGACGAGATCACCGCGGGCGAGGTGATGGCCGAGCCGGACTCCCCGAGCGCGGAGCTGCTGGCGGCGTGGCTGTCGGTCCGGCTCGGCGTCCCGGTGGACCGGTCGGTCTCCGAGGGCCCCGGCATCACCGGCGTCCGGCTGGCGACGACGAGCGGCGACCTCCTGATCGACCGCCCGGACGGGCGGGTCGCGACGCTGAGCCGTCCCGGGCAGCCCGACCGGCAGGTGTCGCTGATGCGGCGGCCGATGGCCGAGCTGCTGGCCGAGGAGCTGCGGCGCCTCGACCCCGACGAGGTCTACCGCGACGCCGCCGCCCGGTTCGCCAAGGACCTGGCGGGCGGGTCGCAAAAGCCGGGCGTGGCGAGCGAGCCGGTGTCGGCGACGTCCAACGCGGCCGCGACGGGCCCCGCCAAGAAGCAGGCCGAGTCCAAGCAGCCGGCGTCCAGGCAGCCCGCGTCCAGGCAGGCGGAGTCCAAGCAGCCGGCGCGCAAGGGGCGCGGCAAGTCGGGGGACGCGTGA
- the zwf gene encoding glucose-6-phosphate dehydrogenase, translating to MTNTANPLRDPRDKRLPRVAGPCVLVLFGVTGDLSRKKLLPAIYDLANRGLLPPGFSLVGFARRDWENEDFRQIAYESVKAHARTPFREDVWTHLMEGMHFVPGEFSDPGAFDALAMAVKELDESRGTGGNYAFYLSIPPKFFPQVVEQLQRSGLADREEGSWRRVVIEKPFGRDLKTAVELNDTVHRVFPEEAIFRIDHYLGKETVQNILALRFANTMFEPIWNRSFVDHVQITMAEDIGIGGRAGYYDGIGAARDVIQNHLLQLLALTAMEEPTSFSADAVRAEKAKILSAVRVRGDLAQSTARGQYAAGWQGGVSVRGYLEEEGIPADSRTETYAAVKLEIDNRRWAGVPFYLRTGKRLSRRVTEVAMVFQQAPHLPFSHTDTEELGQNALVMRVQPDEGITVRFGSKVPGTSMEIRDVNMDFAYGESFTEASPEAYERLLLDVLIGDPPLFPRQEEVELSWKILDPIEEYWASRGGLDQYKAGGYGPDSADELMARDGRTWRRL from the coding sequence GTGACCAACACAGCCAATCCGCTCCGCGACCCGCGGGACAAGCGCCTGCCGCGGGTGGCCGGGCCGTGCGTGCTCGTGCTGTTCGGGGTCACCGGGGACCTGTCGCGCAAGAAGCTCCTCCCGGCGATCTACGATCTGGCGAACCGAGGGCTGCTGCCGCCGGGCTTCTCCCTGGTGGGATTCGCGCGGCGCGACTGGGAGAACGAGGACTTCCGCCAGATCGCCTACGAGTCGGTCAAGGCCCACGCGCGGACCCCGTTCCGCGAGGACGTGTGGACGCACCTGATGGAGGGCATGCACTTCGTCCCCGGCGAGTTCAGCGACCCGGGCGCGTTCGACGCGCTGGCGATGGCGGTCAAGGAGCTGGACGAGAGCCGCGGCACGGGCGGCAACTACGCCTTCTACCTGTCGATCCCCCCGAAGTTCTTCCCGCAGGTCGTCGAGCAGCTGCAGCGCAGCGGCCTCGCCGACCGCGAGGAGGGCTCGTGGCGCCGGGTCGTCATCGAGAAGCCCTTCGGCCGCGATCTGAAGACCGCGGTGGAGCTGAACGACACGGTGCACCGCGTCTTCCCCGAGGAGGCGATCTTCCGGATCGACCACTACCTCGGCAAGGAGACGGTGCAGAACATCCTGGCCCTGCGGTTCGCCAACACGATGTTCGAGCCGATCTGGAACCGCTCCTTCGTCGACCACGTGCAGATCACGATGGCCGAGGACATCGGGATCGGCGGCCGGGCCGGGTACTACGACGGCATCGGCGCCGCCCGCGACGTCATCCAGAACCACCTGCTCCAGCTGCTGGCGCTCACGGCGATGGAGGAGCCGACGTCGTTCAGCGCCGACGCCGTCCGCGCCGAGAAGGCCAAGATCCTCTCCGCGGTGCGGGTGCGGGGCGACCTGGCCCAGTCGACCGCGCGCGGGCAGTACGCGGCGGGCTGGCAGGGCGGCGTGAGCGTCCGGGGGTACCTGGAGGAGGAGGGCATCCCCGCCGACTCCCGCACCGAGACCTACGCGGCCGTCAAGCTGGAGATCGACAACCGCCGCTGGGCGGGCGTCCCGTTCTACCTGCGCACCGGCAAGCGGCTGAGCCGCCGGGTGACGGAGGTGGCGATGGTGTTCCAGCAGGCCCCGCATTTGCCGTTCTCGCACACCGACACCGAGGAGCTCGGGCAGAACGCCCTGGTGATGCGGGTGCAGCCGGACGAGGGCATCACGGTCCGGTTCGGCTCGAAGGTGCCCGGCACCTCGATGGAGATCCGCGACGTCAACATGGACTTCGCCTACGGCGAGTCGTTCACCGAGGCCTCGCCCGAGGCGTACGAGCGGCTGCTGCTGGACGTGCTGATCGGCGACCCGCCGCTGTTCCCCCGGCAGGAGGAGGTCGAGCTGTCCTGGAAGATCCTCGACCCGATCGAGGAGTACTGGGCCAGCCGCGGCGGCCTCGACCAGTACAAGGCCGGCGGCTACGGGCCCGACAGCGCCGACGAGCTGATGGCGCGGGACGGCCGAACCTGGAGGCGGCTCTAG
- a CDS encoding glucose-6-phosphate isomerase: MTSVVTAGGISVTIRGAVVDESETVLDRLVSDGVPGSLASRNAKLWGPDAAPLAARRLGWLGLPETSRYLSDRLSGLVGEVRSAGLDRVVLVASGGPALAADAICRTAGADLTVLDTTDPHEVSAVLAGGLDRTLVVVVDEGIEAESLRRVFGRAFSEAGLKGAELARRFVVVAEEGSDLQRAARDVGHHLVLAEPDVDGRFGALGARALVPAALAGVDVEVLLDEAARLAGALRQPYDNPALALGAALGSSALGARDKLVIADLGSGLDGFAAWAEQLVAGAMGKDGKGLLPVVVEGVDAPGFELTGELRRVILGRRPDEPGPGREAGVSVAGPLGGQFLLWEYAVAVACRVIGVDPFAEPDAGESRESTAALLRSEEGAAPTVVHRPPELVEGAVEVHAPEEALRGAQTLTEAVDALLEDVEDGGYLAVLAYLDRSGDAAAAELRPLLAARAAKVRRKPAPVTFGWGPRCLHTAGQYHKGGPANGAFLQITGAVTDDLPVPGKPYSLGELHLAQAFGDLRVLRSLGRPAFRIHLRDRAEGLSRLVAALS, from the coding sequence GGGGATCTCGGTCACCATCCGCGGCGCCGTCGTCGACGAGAGCGAGACGGTCCTGGACCGTCTCGTCTCCGACGGCGTGCCGGGCTCGCTGGCGTCCCGCAACGCCAAGCTGTGGGGTCCCGACGCGGCCCCGCTCGCCGCCCGCCGGCTCGGCTGGCTGGGTCTGCCGGAGACCTCGCGGTACCTGAGCGACCGCCTGTCGGGCCTGGTGGGCGAGGTCCGCTCCGCCGGGCTCGACCGGGTCGTGCTGGTCGCGTCCGGGGGTCCGGCGCTGGCGGCGGACGCGATCTGCCGGACGGCGGGCGCGGACCTGACCGTCCTCGACACCACCGACCCGCACGAGGTGTCCGCCGTCCTGGCCGGCGGCCTGGACCGGACGCTCGTCGTCGTGGTGGACGAGGGCATCGAGGCCGAGTCGCTTCGGCGCGTCTTCGGGCGCGCCTTCTCCGAGGCCGGACTGAAGGGGGCCGAGCTGGCGCGCCGGTTCGTCGTGGTGGCCGAGGAGGGCTCCGACCTCCAGCGGGCGGCCCGCGACGTCGGGCACCATCTCGTCCTGGCCGAGCCCGACGTCGACGGCCGGTTCGGCGCGCTCGGCGCGCGGGCGCTGGTCCCGGCGGCGCTGGCGGGCGTGGACGTCGAGGTCCTCCTGGACGAGGCGGCCCGGCTCGCGGGGGCGCTGCGGCAGCCCTACGACAACCCGGCGCTGGCGCTCGGCGCGGCGCTCGGCTCCTCGGCGCTCGGCGCCCGCGACAAGCTGGTGATCGCCGACCTCGGCTCCGGCCTGGACGGCTTCGCCGCGTGGGCGGAGCAGCTGGTCGCCGGGGCGATGGGCAAGGACGGCAAGGGCCTGCTCCCGGTCGTGGTGGAGGGCGTCGACGCGCCCGGCTTCGAGCTGACCGGGGAGCTGCGGCGCGTCATCCTCGGCCGCCGCCCGGACGAGCCGGGCCCCGGGCGCGAAGCGGGGGTGAGCGTCGCCGGGCCGCTCGGCGGGCAGTTCCTGCTGTGGGAGTACGCGGTCGCGGTCGCGTGCCGGGTGATCGGCGTCGACCCGTTCGCCGAGCCCGACGCCGGCGAGTCGCGGGAGAGCACGGCGGCGCTGCTGCGCTCGGAGGAGGGCGCCGCGCCGACGGTGGTGCACCGGCCTCCGGAGCTGGTCGAGGGCGCCGTCGAGGTGCACGCCCCCGAGGAGGCGCTGCGGGGCGCGCAGACCCTCACCGAGGCGGTGGACGCCCTCCTGGAGGACGTCGAGGACGGCGGCTACCTCGCGGTCCTGGCCTACCTGGACCGGTCCGGGGACGCCGCGGCGGCGGAGCTGCGGCCGCTGCTGGCCGCGCGGGCCGCCAAGGTCCGCCGGAAACCGGCCCCCGTCACGTTCGGGTGGGGGCCCCGCTGCCTGCACACGGCCGGGCAGTACCACAAGGGCGGCCCGGCGAACGGTGCGTTCCTGCAGATCACCGGCGCCGTCACCGACGACCTCCCGGTGCCGGGCAAGCCCTACAGCCTGGGTGAGCTGCACCTCGCGCAGGCGTTCGGCGATCTGCGGGTGCTGCGCTCGCTCGGCCGTCCCGCTTTCCGGATCCATCTGCGCGACCGCGCCGAGGGCCTCAGCCGGCTCGTTGCGGCCCTGAGCTGA